The Cryptomeria japonica chromosome 9, Sugi_1.0, whole genome shotgun sequence DNA segment AAATAGAGCATTGAGTGCAACTTTCTCCTTTCCTTTCTTCTATATAATCTCAAAATTAAATTCCTAACATCTTCATGATCTTTTTTGTTGTTCTTCAAATCACAAGTTCTATTCCAAGAAATATTTGCGACtatcatgatttttctttaccttaaACTATCTTCCCATTGGATAATGTCCTCATTGGTGATTCTTAAATGACACAAGTCTTCCTTCTTGCATGTTGCATGTGTATTATTCCTATACCATATTTTGGAACATCACTTTCCATTATgaatattttagaaaaataaaaattatgtaTTTTTCACCATTATAAAAGTTGTTGTAATAGTATAATCAAAACATTTTAAATGTTGTGTAGTTATTCAATATGTCCTTGTTAGCTTCCTTGGTCTTGATTGTCATTTTAGGTAGTCCAAGTCGTTGGTTCAACTCTCAATTTACCCATGGTGTGGATGAAGATTCGTTACATATCATTTGAGAGGTTCATTATAGGTAGCCCAAAATATTCAAACTCTCAGATTTTAGGTATCCCAAATCGTGGGTTCAACTTTTGTTTTATGATATATTGGTGAGGTCTGAGTTAAATTAAATGGTGCCGACTGAGTTGGCCAACTACTAACCAACTTCCTAACTATTCATGGTGTAACCCCACATGCTGCCTCTTGTCCAAGACATAAGAAAACAGCGGAGGGCTCAAGATTGCTTCCACACCTGCAACTGCTTCTCTGGACATATACATATAACAACTAATTTTAATTGAAGAGCGGATCGATCGATGGATTGGAAGGCAAATTGCTATCTGGATGGATTCTCGTTAAGACAGTAGTTGTCGTGAATTCTGAAAGGGGAATGTCGTATTCGTCATAGTAACGGACTTACCGAAAATTTACCATTCCTTATTTCAGCTCCCTTTGGTGTGAGCTTTTTCGCAATTTGTTACTTGTCGAGCAGGCATGGCCATGAGTAGAGTGCAGGCTGCTTCGGGCCTGGTGAAAGCCGAGTCCGTGAATAATGCCGTGGGCATTTCAATGCTTCAGCAGCAGCAGCATGTCAGGGTTTCGAATCTCAGGGGCCGTATTTGTGCTTCCATTTCAGCTTCCTCCTCTGCAGCAAGACTTCACTGCCCCCTCGCTTGCCAATTCCATGCAAGTCATCTCTCCTTTTCACACATTGCCTTAATTAGTTATCTATCTGCAGCTCTAAACTTAGATTGAAATAAAATCCGTAGCCTAACTTAAACTTCAATTAAAATCTGCAGCTTTGACTTGATTTAAGCAAGATATGCAGCTTCAGGGTTTATGGTGAATGACTTACATTTTTTGGCCTGGGTTTTAGAGGACTTTGTGGATTTGAGGCAGTAATTTTGGTGGCTTAAATACGGTTTAAATAACTTATTGGATTTAGCAGGGCGAATTTGGTAGCTTTAACGGGATTTTTGGATCATTATCTTGCTTTGTTTGAGATCTGCATAACTTGTTTTAGCTTaaagaaaaataatgaagaaaGTTAAAAGGTGGATGCTTTAGGTCACAGTCTGGATGGAATTTTTACTTAAATTTGTTAGTGCATGTAGTTTCCACAGTCCATAATGTCTGTGGTTATACTTTTTGGATTAAACTGTGTAATCtttttcatcaatgttttggatcatactATCAACACGATGGGGCTGGAAATTTGTTAAAAATCTGACTTTCCTACATATGCATACTAGAGTTTCAACCTCATGACAAGCTAGAGATTTGTTTAAGGTTCCTAATCTGTCTAACTATGAGTGGATCCAAACTACTATATTTTGGTCAACAGAGGAATTAAGAGCGAAACAGATAAAAGGCGTAAATTTATACTTATCTAGAGTCAGATGCATTACTCTTGGTAACCCTGGATGTAGCAGCTGGTATATACTTTTTTGGTAATTTTTTAGAAACATTTATGTGCTGTTATGATCACTAATGTTGGCATTATCTGGACAGGGATCTATGCGAACTATGTGGAAGTCACCTGTTAATAAGGTAAGGCGCACTGGCTTTTCTGTGGCCTCTTCTCGTCATCATGTAATGGCCATCAATTGATGGAATTGATTTCACACCTGTCAAGTGTCAACAGGCTGCAGTTGATGCTTCATCTAATGCCAAAGCAGTTTCTGCCCCAAGTTTGGAAGTATCATCATCAGAAGAGAAAGAAGTCAAGCCTGCAGTAGAGGCTCCATCAGCTTCTACAATGACAGAAGAATCTATTACCACATTTATGGACGATGTTGCTAACCTTGTCAAGTAAGGATTTATCTGTGCTCAGGGCATATTTTGAATAATTTCATTATAATTGACTCACTTCCGGCTATATGGCATTTAAAGCGCATATCTGAAACTACTAAcctcaaaaaagaaaagaaaggatccATATCATGTTGTTTGTGTAGATACTTATAGCAGTTTGTTTCTAGGGTTGGCCAAGATGCAGAACATGTTTCTGTGTTCATTAATTTAGCACACAATGACATCATATGGCCAGTATTGGTGAATTACTTTGGATCATAGATTCTGTCTTATATAATAGCAATAGCCGCGCCAGGTGCAGTTGAAGTCATTTAGATTCATTGATggttttatatattaatataatttgcTGTGGTTCAATCTTCTTGATGCAGGCTTGTGGACTCTAGAGATATTATGGAATTGCATCTAAAACAACAGGATTGTGAACTCTTGATTAGAAAAAAGGAGGCATTGCCTCAGCCTCCACCTCCACCTCAGCAGGTAATGGTACACGCTCCTTATCCGACAGTTGCAGCTCCACCACCACCAACACCTGCTCCACCTTCACCATCAACTTCTATTGTACCTGCTGCATCATCAACCCCTAAAATGTCTTCTCCTGCTCAATCTGGACATCCACCTTTGAAAAGTCCCATGGCAGGAACTTTGTACCGGAGTCCTGCACCTGGTGAGCCGCCTTTTGTAAAGGTAAATTTTTCTTATTGTAATTTGTTTTTAGTTGCTactgaatttatttaaaattatttttgttgcTGCAATGTTTTTAACTTTTTATGGATCTTTAGCAGGCTTATTAAGAtcaaggatttttaggtatttagtCAATTGGATTCTGTGTTCTCATCACAGGTTGGAGATAAAGTTCAGAAAGGTCAACTGCTTTGCATTATTGAAGCCATGAAGCTGATGAATGAAATTGAGGTGGGATAAGCTTCTTTGTGTTTAGTTATTACCTAGGCAGGAGCAACTAAGAGACTTTGTATAACAAAAGGAAAGAAAACGAACTTAATATGATGATTGGTGGGAATTGACCCTAtagtatttaattaaaatagaaaaaaattactTTATCTTTTAGACCATGTACTTGAGTCAAAAACTAATGTGAAACAGATCACAGTAGAATAGACTATTGAAGAAGATAAACTATAATTTTACAGAATATGGGATAAATAAACAGCACATTGAGGCTATATGGCAATTTAGAATCACTAAGTCAAATTAGGATTTTATTACAGTTTCACTTGGTATGCTCATTTAATGGATGACATCCAATCTAATAAAGAGGTGATAAGGTTGGGTTAGGTAGCTAGATATTAATATGGTGGGGATACTTACTATTTAGTGATACTATTCACCAAAAATATGCCTTTGCCCTTGAATGCAGTACTATGTTGGTTTGTATTGTCTACGTTTATAAAACAGTAGCATCTGTTTAGATTTCATAAACGTCCCAATTTTCAGAATAACTGTTAATACCCGTCGGTTTTAATGTCCAATCCTGCAGCCCTCTGATTCAACAGCTAGAAGTGAATCTTATTTCAACTCTTGTAGAAAATGTCAAGGATTAATAGGGGTTGACTTATTTGAGCTCCCATTTAACAAATTCAGTGGAAGAAAAAAGCATAGCACAGTTCTAGTGCTGTACATCATTCTCTACAACCCTTGCATCTTTCATACAAAATGAGATAAGCGCTTCATAAAGAGGGCAAGGCACTGGCTCCGCAGAGCAGTTCACTGTCCCGGTTCAACCCAGAGATGCCCTTTCTATTCTGCCTCCATTTTTTAAACCTGTGTTTTTGTCACAGTTTCTGTAGATTTCTTCTATTGGCCAGAAGCTGTCACTCTTTGAGCTTCTTCCTTATGTTTGCTCTTTTGCTATCAGGATTCAATGTTGGCCagaagtcaaattatgatattgctatcaggattcaactgtgtagtttttgagtcagaTTCATTGACCCGAGTactggttcacaagaacccatctatCATGAGAATGAATAGTACACTtcacactcattgcatctaggtgatgctcatatgaatgaagcattgggccttcctgggaggtcacccatcccagtactactccaactcaagtgcaCTTAACCATGGAGTTTTCCCTAAGGTGAAGCCCACTTAGCTTGCTAACCCATTttcaaaaccttcagcaagtgttgttGCTACCCATTAGCTTGCTTGGTTCATTATAAGGCACAACACTCACGGAAGGTTTTGCAAATAGGGTAG contains these protein-coding regions:
- the LOC131079689 gene encoding biotin carboxyl carrier protein of acetyl-CoA carboxylase, chloroplastic gives rise to the protein MAMSRVQAASGLVKAESVNNAVGISMLQQQQHVRVSNLRGRICASISASSSAARLHCPLACQFHGSMRTMWKSPVNKAAVDASSNAKAVSAPSLEVSSSEEKEVKPAVEAPSASTMTEESITTFMDDVANLVKLVDSRDIMELHLKQQDCELLIRKKEALPQPPPPPQQVMVHAPYPTVAAPPPPTPAPPSPSTSIVPAASSTPKMSSPAQSGHPPLKSPMAGTLYRSPAPGEPPFVKVGDKVQKGQLLCIIEAMKLMNEIEADRSGTVAEIIAQDGKPVSIDSPLIVIAP